In Methylacidiphilum infernorum V4, a single window of DNA contains:
- a CDS encoding sodium-translocating pyrophosphatase codes for MQTFFIHNAIGLSIGFSLVGIVIAIILAFRILSLDSGNETMRMIAGAIEEGAKAYLNRQLITILGIAALLFILIGFFKNWWTASGFLLGSFCSYLAGLIGMRVAVKANVRTAQAATQSKEKALHVSFLGGAVTGLLVVALALFSVGLFCALSVHFQGVTETSSSLVGLALGASLISVFARLGGGIYTKAADVGADLTGKIEQNLNEDDPRNPATIADNVGDNVGDCAGMAADVFETYVVSLIGAVLVAVVGLGADPAAMAYPFLVGMVTILGAISGIFYVGVSKASPAKALLNGVMVNGVVSSILFLPLSMSLFSSRWFNIFACSVIGVLMTAAIFFITDYYTATTRRPVRLIANASQTGHATNIIAGLAMGMEATALPVLFIGAAVMLTYWLGGLYGVAIAVRCMLSMAGIVISLDAFGPITDNAGGIVEMSRLPKSVRQITDELDAVGNTMKAVTKGYAIGSAGLAALVLFGSYVEELKHYSSSSIAQQLQFNLQDPKVIIGLFIGGLLPYLFAARSMSAVGKAAGSVVQEVRRQIREIPGILKGIDRPQYGRCVDIVTRAALKEMIFPALLPLMAVLGLAIIPGLGPVVLGGALIGTIVTGLFVAISMTSGGAAWDNAKKWIEEGNFGGKGSEAHAAAVTGDTVGDPYKDTAGPAINPMIKVVNVLAILIIPIFARYWHL; via the coding sequence ATGCAAACTTTTTTCATCCATAATGCGATTGGACTTTCTATAGGTTTTAGTCTTGTTGGTATTGTTATAGCGATCATCCTTGCTTTTCGGATCCTATCCCTGGACAGTGGAAACGAAACAATGCGGATGATTGCAGGGGCGATCGAAGAGGGAGCGAAAGCCTATCTGAATAGGCAGCTTATAACCATTTTAGGGATTGCAGCCCTCCTCTTTATTTTGATCGGGTTTTTTAAAAACTGGTGGACGGCTTCAGGATTTTTGCTGGGATCCTTTTGCTCTTACTTGGCCGGTCTTATCGGTATGCGTGTCGCCGTTAAAGCTAACGTGAGAACGGCACAGGCCGCTACCCAGAGCAAGGAGAAGGCCCTCCATGTTTCTTTTCTGGGTGGAGCCGTAACCGGCTTGCTCGTTGTAGCCTTGGCCCTTTTCTCGGTAGGGTTGTTTTGCGCTCTTTCCGTCCATTTCCAGGGGGTTACAGAAACCTCGTCATCCCTTGTGGGTCTTGCCCTTGGGGCAAGCCTGATCAGTGTTTTCGCCCGTCTTGGGGGAGGAATATATACAAAGGCAGCGGACGTCGGCGCGGATTTAACGGGGAAAATAGAACAGAATCTTAACGAAGATGATCCCAGGAATCCCGCCACCATAGCGGATAACGTTGGAGATAACGTGGGGGATTGTGCGGGAATGGCTGCTGATGTATTTGAAACTTACGTGGTCAGCCTTATTGGAGCGGTCCTTGTCGCCGTTGTCGGCTTGGGAGCGGATCCTGCGGCGATGGCTTATCCTTTTTTGGTCGGCATGGTAACCATCTTGGGGGCAATTTCTGGAATTTTTTATGTTGGAGTTTCAAAGGCTTCTCCGGCCAAGGCCCTTTTAAATGGAGTGATGGTTAACGGCGTGGTTTCTTCCATTCTCTTTTTACCCCTGTCTATGTCCCTTTTTTCGTCCCGCTGGTTTAATATTTTTGCCTGTTCGGTGATCGGCGTTCTTATGACGGCAGCCATCTTTTTCATAACCGATTACTATACGGCAACGACAAGGAGGCCTGTGCGACTCATCGCTAATGCTTCCCAGACCGGTCATGCCACCAATATTATAGCCGGATTGGCCATGGGCATGGAAGCGACGGCTCTTCCGGTGCTCTTTATCGGGGCGGCGGTCATGCTGACGTATTGGTTGGGAGGTTTATACGGGGTAGCTATAGCGGTGCGCTGCATGTTAAGCATGGCGGGTATAGTGATTTCCCTGGATGCCTTCGGTCCGATTACCGATAATGCGGGAGGAATCGTGGAAATGAGTCGACTGCCCAAATCGGTCAGGCAGATAACCGATGAACTGGATGCCGTGGGAAATACCATGAAAGCGGTCACCAAGGGTTATGCCATTGGTTCGGCAGGCTTGGCTGCCCTGGTGCTTTTCGGTTCTTACGTGGAAGAACTGAAGCATTATAGTTCGTCGAGCATAGCCCAACAGCTCCAGTTTAACTTGCAGGATCCAAAAGTAATTATAGGGCTTTTCATCGGGGGACTCCTCCCTTATCTTTTTGCGGCAAGAAGCATGTCGGCCGTAGGGAAGGCGGCCGGGAGCGTCGTTCAAGAGGTGCGCCGGCAGATCCGAGAAATCCCGGGTATATTGAAAGGGATAGACAGGCCTCAGTACGGTCGTTGCGTAGATATCGTGACAAGGGCTGCATTAAAAGAGATGATTTTCCCGGCACTCTTGCCTCTAATGGCTGTTCTGGGTTTGGCTATCATTCCCGGCCTTGGTCCGGTTGTTCTAGGTGGAGCTCTTATAGGAACGATCGTTACGGGTCTTTTCGTGGCCATTTCCATGACATCGGGGGGAGCGGCATGGGATAATGCCAAAAAATGGATAGAAGAGGGAAATTTTGGGGGGAAAGGCTCTGAAGCCCATGCGGCTGCGGTTACTGGAGATACCGTGGGAGATCCCTACAAGGATACGGCGGGTCCTGCCATCAATCCCATGATAAAAGTGGTCAACGTCTTGGCCATCCTCATTATCCCCATCTTCGCAAGGTACTGGCACTTATAA
- a CDS encoding RNA-guided endonuclease InsQ/TnpB family protein → MRLPKVGEVAMAEALRFEGKILGATVSRTADRWFVAIQVEVPDRIFHRRRTGDGVVGLDFGVKAAATLSSGEAIDAPRPLKAALRRLRIRSRRLSRKIEAAKVAAGFAPQARLPKGTKLPVSNNRRKSAATLARLHARVANVRADFTHKLTTRLCRKNQAVVIEDLHVKGMLANDRLARAISDVGLGMFREQIEYKARRYGTRLIIADRWYPSSRLCSVCGWKNEALTLKDRSWTCPECGARHDRDFNAALNLKRLATATALPVASPSGNSGAAAEMVSAVVGKVTPVRDDSVEESGQEENSAHLCARF, encoded by the coding sequence ATTCGCCTGCCCAAAGTGGGCGAAGTCGCCATGGCCGAGGCGCTGCGCTTTGAGGGCAAGATTCTCGGCGCCACCGTCTCTCGCACGGCGGATCGCTGGTTTGTGGCGATTCAGGTCGAAGTGCCAGACCGCATATTCCATCGCCGCCGCACGGGCGATGGTGTTGTGGGCCTTGACTTTGGCGTCAAAGCAGCAGCCACCCTCTCAAGTGGCGAAGCGATTGATGCTCCCAGACCGTTGAAAGCCGCTCTGCGCCGATTGAGAATCCGTAGCCGACGCTTAAGCCGCAAGATCGAAGCCGCCAAGGTTGCCGCCGGATTTGCTCCTCAAGCTCGTCTGCCCAAAGGCACCAAACTTCCCGTCTCCAACAACCGCAGGAAGTCTGCTGCGACATTGGCAAGGCTGCACGCCCGCGTTGCCAATGTCAGAGCGGATTTCACCCACAAGCTCACGACCCGGCTCTGCCGTAAAAACCAAGCGGTGGTGATCGAGGATTTGCACGTCAAAGGCATGTTGGCAAACGACCGACTGGCCCGTGCCATCAGCGACGTGGGCTTGGGGATGTTTCGCGAGCAGATCGAGTACAAGGCGAGGCGCTACGGCACGCGGCTCATCATCGCCGATCGCTGGTATCCGAGCAGTCGCCTGTGTTCGGTTTGCGGGTGGAAGAACGAGGCGCTGACGCTCAAGGATCGGAGCTGGACGTGTCCCGAGTGCGGCGCGCGCCACGACCGCGACTTCAACGCGGCGCTCAACCTCAAACGGCTGGCAACCGCAACTGCCCTACCCGTGGCGAGTCCGTCTGGTAACAGCGGCGCTGCGGCAGAGATGGTCTCTGCCGTAGTCGGGAAAGTTACGCCTGTCAGAGACGATTCCGTTGAGGAATCGGGGCAGGAAGAGAACAGTGCGCACCTTTGCGCACGTTTTTGA
- a CDS encoding IS607 family transposase: MESTMSTGRAAKLLGVSVKTMQRWEREGRLIPAARTDSNRRLYTESQLRDFLGLRHAVSEPTRLIAYCRVSSAAQKPDLVNQRKVLEEFVVAKGLANVEFIEEVGGGLNFKRKRFLELMDAIGRREVKTLILAHRDRLTRFGFEWFEHFASRNGCELLVLNLERLSPEQEMVQDLMTIVNCFSSRLYGLRNYRKKLNEALKLDATNATQV, translated from the coding sequence ATGGAAAGCACTATGAGCACGGGCCGGGCGGCCAAGCTGCTGGGGGTCTCGGTCAAGACCATGCAGCGATGGGAGCGTGAAGGCCGACTAATTCCTGCGGCGCGGACCGACAGCAACCGAAGGCTTTACACCGAATCACAGCTTCGTGATTTTCTCGGCCTGCGCCATGCGGTGTCCGAGCCGACGCGGCTCATCGCGTACTGCCGCGTCTCCAGCGCCGCACAGAAGCCCGATCTTGTTAATCAGCGCAAGGTGCTGGAAGAGTTCGTGGTGGCAAAGGGACTGGCGAACGTCGAGTTCATCGAAGAGGTCGGTGGCGGACTGAACTTCAAGCGCAAGCGCTTTTTGGAACTCATGGACGCCATTGGACGGCGAGAGGTCAAAACCCTGATCCTTGCCCACCGCGACCGGCTCACCCGGTTTGGCTTCGAGTGGTTCGAGCATTTCGCCAGTAGGAATGGGTGCGAACTTCTCGTGCTCAACCTGGAGCGGCTGTCGCCCGAACAGGAAATGGTGCAGGACCTGATGACCATCGTGAATTGCTTCTCGTCCCGGCTCTACGGTTTGCGCAACTACCGGAAAAAGCTCAACGAAGCGCTGAAGCTGGACGCGACCAACGCGACACAGGTGTGA
- a CDS encoding helix-turn-helix domain-containing protein, with protein MQLTHKIALRPTPEQADYFARACGTVRRVWNWALDEWKRQYAAGCKPNAMALKKQFNAIKYRDPQWLDEDGQPWLKTIHRDAHAQPFAYLEKAWKRYFADRKAGKPASEPQFKKKGRCRDSFA; from the coding sequence GTGCAACTGACCCACAAAATCGCCCTTCGTCCGACGCCCGAGCAGGCAGACTACTTTGCCCGCGCCTGCGGCACCGTGCGGCGCGTCTGGAACTGGGCGCTGGACGAGTGGAAGCGCCAGTATGCCGCCGGGTGTAAACCCAACGCGATGGCGCTCAAAAAGCAGTTCAACGCCATCAAGTACCGCGACCCGCAGTGGCTCGACGAGGACGGGCAGCCGTGGCTCAAGACCATCCATCGGGACGCCCACGCGCAGCCCTTTGCGTACCTGGAAAAAGCCTGGAAGCGCTACTTTGCCGACCGCAAAGCGGGCAAACCGGCGTCTGAACCGCAATTCAAGAAGAAAGGCCGCTGCCGCGACAGCTTCGCCTGA
- a CDS encoding NADH-quinone oxidoreductase subunit N, whose amino-acid sequence MNAFFVFCTPECFLSLSALVLLLWQALAKIHDKSIGILVLADYLVAGVLLLPFVENQGIFWNGLYVWDKMAVLWKVFFLITGFLVSYLSLESDRLIPKARSEFYILPLFTTAGMALLASVRDFILLFVGLEIVTVSFYVFVAFQREFPSALEAGVKYLIIGALASSFLVMGIAFVFGITGSTQFDEVARFAQNNPVNGPLILGLVFILVGLGFKASAVPFHVWTPDVYQGASTPITTYLAVGSKAAGFVVLLRILNLPFYDPGFQKHWIPLISLMALLSVIVGNLAAIPQRNIKRMLGYSSISHGGFLLMGLSAHNKIGCAAVIYYFFAYMVAIFAAFLVVILLEKNQPSGVSIKDFNGLYLKNSLMAWSMAFSMISLAGLPPLMGFFGKLMVFFAAWDSGQHLLVIVGALCAAAGLYYYIGVVRAMFWTEPDNVQRIDLSPATKLLLWILSVGSILLGFYAEPVIKLVGSVLS is encoded by the coding sequence ATGAATGCCTTTTTTGTTTTTTGTACTCCGGAATGCTTTCTTAGTTTGTCGGCTTTAGTCCTGCTTTTGTGGCAGGCCTTGGCAAAAATCCATGACAAAAGCATCGGTATTCTTGTCCTGGCCGATTACCTCGTGGCGGGGGTTTTGTTGCTACCCTTTGTTGAAAACCAGGGAATCTTCTGGAATGGTCTCTACGTATGGGACAAGATGGCCGTTCTTTGGAAAGTGTTTTTCTTGATCACCGGTTTTCTCGTTTCCTACCTTAGCTTGGAGAGCGATCGGCTCATCCCTAAAGCGAGATCGGAATTTTATATTTTGCCCCTGTTCACGACGGCCGGAATGGCTTTATTAGCATCGGTCAGGGATTTCATCCTGCTGTTCGTAGGACTTGAAATCGTGACCGTTTCCTTCTACGTCTTTGTAGCCTTTCAAAGAGAGTTTCCTTCGGCATTGGAAGCAGGGGTGAAGTACTTGATTATTGGGGCGTTGGCTTCCTCTTTCCTGGTTATGGGCATAGCCTTTGTTTTTGGAATTACCGGCTCAACCCAATTTGATGAAGTCGCCCGCTTTGCGCAAAACAATCCTGTTAACGGTCCCTTGATTCTCGGCCTTGTCTTTATACTGGTCGGTTTAGGATTTAAAGCCTCGGCGGTCCCCTTCCACGTTTGGACTCCTGATGTTTACCAGGGTGCTTCGACTCCGATCACTACTTACCTTGCCGTAGGCTCCAAGGCCGCAGGGTTTGTCGTTCTTCTCAGAATTTTAAATCTTCCTTTTTATGATCCGGGTTTCCAGAAACATTGGATCCCCTTGATTTCTCTCATGGCCCTGTTGTCGGTTATCGTGGGCAACCTGGCGGCCATTCCCCAGAGAAATATTAAACGTATGCTGGGATACTCGAGCATAAGTCATGGAGGCTTTTTGCTGATGGGCCTTTCCGCCCATAACAAGATAGGTTGTGCGGCGGTCATTTATTACTTCTTTGCCTACATGGTTGCCATTTTTGCCGCTTTTTTAGTCGTGATCTTGTTGGAAAAGAATCAACCAAGCGGGGTGTCCATTAAAGATTTCAATGGACTTTACCTGAAAAATTCTCTTATGGCCTGGTCGATGGCTTTTTCGATGATTTCTCTTGCCGGGCTTCCCCCTTTAATGGGATTTTTCGGCAAGTTGATGGTTTTTTTTGCAGCATGGGACAGTGGACAGCACCTGCTGGTCATCGTGGGTGCTCTTTGCGCAGCCGCAGGCTTGTACTATTATATAGGGGTTGTCCGCGCCATGTTTTGGACGGAGCCGGACAACGTCCAGCGGATAGATTTGAGTCCGGCAACGAAACTGTTATTGTGGATTTTGAGCGTTGGGTCGATTTTGCTTGGATTTTATGCAGAACCGGTGATCAAATTGGTTGGATCTGTATTATCTTGA